A part of Microbacterium terregens genomic DNA contains:
- a CDS encoding iron-containing redox enzyme family protein: MTITDVEAPSDVRARARGPVSALLLDLLRRADPAAPFGDSLIEATRRSVAASRDVAADEDLQLSLFLLYAGAYGSLDWIDPEWEWHAGLLEVRTAIESAFETELRRTVTPPELPSADAESIASALFSLTAPTPGPSLSRFLAKHATSAQAREFLIQRSVYTLREADPHSWAIPRLTGRAKVALVEIQSDEYGAGRPERMHAEIFARTMRGVGLDATYGRYVDLVPAITLASQNAMSMFGMNRRLLGAIVGHLAAFEMTSSLPNRMYGDGFRRLGFGADVTEYFDEHVEADAVHEQIAARDLAGSLGEDRPDLIPDIFFGAAACLFLDGRVADSIGDAFEAGRSSLRPGADLPAGDRD; this comes from the coding sequence ATGACGATCACCGACGTAGAAGCCCCGTCGGATGTGCGTGCGCGGGCGCGGGGTCCGGTCAGCGCGTTGCTGCTCGATCTTCTTCGCCGGGCCGATCCCGCTGCGCCGTTCGGCGACTCGCTGATCGAAGCGACCCGCCGGTCCGTGGCTGCATCGCGCGACGTCGCGGCGGACGAGGACCTGCAGCTCTCCCTGTTCCTGCTCTATGCCGGCGCATACGGGTCTCTGGACTGGATCGACCCCGAGTGGGAGTGGCACGCCGGGCTGCTCGAGGTGCGGACGGCGATCGAGTCAGCGTTCGAGACCGAACTGCGCCGGACCGTCACGCCGCCGGAACTGCCATCTGCGGATGCCGAGTCCATCGCATCCGCCCTCTTCAGCCTGACCGCGCCCACGCCCGGCCCGTCGCTGTCGCGGTTCCTGGCCAAGCACGCCACGTCGGCCCAGGCGCGAGAGTTCCTCATCCAGCGCAGCGTCTACACGCTCCGCGAGGCGGATCCGCATTCGTGGGCCATTCCTCGGCTCACCGGACGGGCGAAGGTCGCGCTCGTCGAGATCCAGTCCGACGAGTACGGCGCCGGGCGCCCGGAACGCATGCACGCCGAGATCTTCGCGCGCACCATGCGCGGGGTGGGACTGGACGCGACCTACGGCCGGTACGTGGACCTCGTCCCCGCGATCACTCTCGCGTCGCAGAACGCGATGTCGATGTTCGGGATGAATCGCCGACTGCTGGGCGCGATCGTCGGTCACCTCGCGGCCTTCGAGATGACGTCCTCGCTTCCGAACCGCATGTACGGCGACGGATTCCGCCGGCTCGGCTTCGGTGCGGACGTGACGGAGTATTTCGACGAGCACGTCGAGGCCGATGCGGTGCACGAGCAGATCGCGGCGCGGGACCTCGCCGGCAGCCTCGGGGAGGACCGACCCGACCTGATCCCGGACATCTTCTTCGGGGCAGCCGCCTGCCTCTTCCTCGATGGTCGCGTCGCCGACAGCATCGGCGACGCCTTCGAAGCGGGACGCAGTTCGCTCCGCCCCGGCGCAGATCTGCCGGCGGGTGATCGTGACTGA
- the modA gene encoding molybdate ABC transporter substrate-binding protein, translating to MVRPAARRAGILIAAVVAAGLTGCAGSTAGGSATAGPNADTIEGSITVFAAASLKATFTEVATSFEQAHPETTVRLSFAGSSDLATQILEGAPADVFASADERTMAKVTDADLVAGEPVPFATNVLQIAVPPANPRGITTFSDLAAPGLKVVICAPEVPCGAAAARVAEAAGVALTPVSEESSVTDVLGKVTSGEADAGLVYATDVLAAGSAIHGIEIDAARNAANTYPIAALTDAGAPVAAKAFVDFILSETGRRALTAAGFGLP from the coding sequence ATGGTGCGGCCCGCAGCTCGACGTGCCGGCATCCTGATCGCCGCCGTGGTGGCGGCGGGACTGACGGGCTGCGCCGGGAGCACGGCAGGCGGGTCCGCGACTGCTGGGCCGAACGCCGACACCATCGAGGGCTCGATCACGGTGTTCGCCGCCGCCTCGTTGAAGGCGACGTTCACCGAGGTCGCCACGTCGTTCGAGCAGGCCCACCCCGAGACGACGGTGCGATTGAGCTTCGCCGGATCGAGCGACCTGGCGACGCAGATCCTGGAGGGTGCGCCCGCGGACGTCTTCGCGTCGGCGGACGAGCGCACCATGGCGAAGGTCACCGACGCGGACCTCGTGGCGGGCGAACCGGTCCCGTTCGCCACCAATGTGCTGCAGATCGCCGTGCCGCCCGCCAATCCGCGGGGAATCACGACGTTCTCGGATTTGGCCGCGCCGGGGCTGAAGGTGGTGATCTGCGCGCCGGAGGTGCCGTGCGGAGCCGCCGCAGCCCGGGTCGCCGAGGCGGCCGGTGTCGCGCTGACCCCGGTCAGCGAGGAGTCCTCCGTCACGGACGTGCTCGGCAAGGTGACCTCCGGCGAGGCGGATGCCGGGCTCGTCTACGCAACCGACGTCCTGGCGGCCGGATCTGCCATCCACGGCATCGAGATCGATGCGGCACGGAATGCGGCCAACACCTATCCGATCGCCGCATTGACGGATGCCGGGGCCCCGGTCGCCGCGAAGGCGTTCGTCGATTTCATCCTGAGCGAGACCGGTCGCCGCGCACTCACCGCGGCCGGGTTCGGTCTGCCGTAG
- a CDS encoding GntR family transcriptional regulator, translating into MPIPSSSNMLARSLLRDDVYRSLRDAIVDGSFEPGERLRDQELEAWLGVSRTPIREALLRLAQAGLVIAQPGRATTVAPTDPKNISNAQSVAAAMHELAARSAVPALAQRDLTAMESANERFATALEALDVDSAMRSDDEFHGVLVHASGNAMIAEVLEQVTPLIRRAERQRFASMAGRDSVQQHREIIERAAAGDAEGAAELSRVNWMTLNRELTDPAG; encoded by the coding sequence ATGCCGATTCCCTCCTCCAGCAACATGCTCGCTCGCTCCCTCCTGCGCGATGACGTGTATCGGTCGCTGCGCGATGCGATCGTCGACGGGAGCTTCGAGCCTGGCGAGCGGCTGCGTGATCAGGAGCTCGAGGCATGGCTCGGAGTGAGCCGCACCCCCATTCGGGAGGCCCTCCTGCGCCTCGCGCAGGCGGGCCTCGTGATCGCCCAACCCGGGCGCGCGACCACCGTCGCGCCGACGGATCCGAAGAACATCAGCAATGCGCAGAGCGTCGCCGCCGCAATGCACGAACTCGCCGCGCGATCGGCCGTCCCCGCCCTGGCGCAGAGGGACCTGACCGCCATGGAGAGCGCGAACGAACGGTTCGCGACGGCACTCGAGGCTCTCGACGTGGACTCGGCGATGCGATCGGACGACGAGTTCCACGGAGTACTCGTCCACGCCAGCGGCAACGCGATGATCGCCGAGGTGCTCGAGCAGGTCACGCCGCTCATCCGGCGCGCCGAACGGCAGCGATTCGCATCGATGGCGGGCCGCGACTCCGTGCAGCAGCACCGAGAGATCATCGAGCGGGCGGCAGCCGGCGACGCGGAGGGCGCCGCCGAACTCAGCCGCGTGAACTGGATGACCCTCAATCGGGAGCTCACAGACCCTGCGGGGTGA
- a CDS encoding ABC transporter ATP-binding protein, with product MMLRFDAAIAARGFDVQLRVEAGETIAVLGPNGAGKSTLVNILAGLLRPDAGSAELDGRELFDLGENRRAWTAPHARGVSTLSQDADLFPHLSVLENVAFSARSKGIRKTRAHELARHWLGEVDAVPFASRRPADLSGGQAQRVAIARALASDPKLLLLDEPLAALDVAVAPAIRRTLLRVLKDRTAIIVTHDILDALTLADRVVVLGHGRIIEEGPTRDTLDRPRTAFTAGLAALNLLTGIRTRSGMVTDAGDEITSSVPTDAPLGSRVAATIRPTSVRVAVDQPAAASPNLLTGAILDLEPRGDIIRIRSDTISADLTPSAVADAQLTTGTEVRFTFEPGAVTIYPAYRGDPPR from the coding sequence ATGATGCTGAGATTCGACGCGGCCATCGCCGCACGTGGGTTCGACGTTCAGCTCCGCGTCGAAGCCGGGGAGACGATCGCCGTCCTCGGTCCCAACGGCGCGGGAAAGTCGACGCTGGTCAACATCCTGGCCGGGCTGCTGCGACCCGACGCCGGCAGCGCCGAGCTCGACGGCCGAGAGCTGTTCGACCTCGGGGAGAACAGACGGGCGTGGACGGCGCCGCATGCCCGCGGCGTCTCGACCCTGTCGCAGGACGCGGACCTTTTCCCACACCTCAGCGTGCTCGAGAACGTCGCCTTCAGCGCTCGCAGCAAGGGCATCCGCAAGACCCGGGCGCATGAGCTGGCGCGGCACTGGCTCGGCGAAGTGGATGCTGTCCCGTTCGCTTCCCGCAGACCCGCCGACCTTTCCGGCGGACAGGCACAGCGCGTCGCCATCGCCCGCGCTCTCGCGTCGGACCCCAAGCTTCTGCTCCTGGACGAGCCCCTCGCCGCACTGGATGTCGCCGTCGCTCCCGCGATCCGACGCACGTTGCTGCGCGTCCTGAAGGATCGCACCGCCATCATCGTCACGCACGACATCCTCGATGCGCTCACCCTCGCCGACCGAGTCGTCGTGCTCGGCCACGGGCGGATCATCGAGGAAGGGCCCACGCGCGACACTCTGGACCGCCCTCGGACCGCGTTCACCGCGGGCCTGGCCGCCCTCAACCTCCTCACCGGCATCCGGACCCGCTCCGGCATGGTCACCGATGCCGGAGACGAGATCACCAGCAGCGTCCCGACGGATGCCCCCCTCGGCTCTCGCGTGGCTGCAACCATCCGTCCCACATCGGTGCGCGTCGCCGTCGATCAGCCGGCGGCGGCGTCCCCGAACCTGCTCACGGGCGCGATCCTCGACCTGGAGCCGCGCGGCGACATCATCAGGATTCGATCCGACACGATCTCGGCGGACCTGACACCGTCCGCCGTCGCCGATGCGCAACTCACGACCGGCACCGAGGTCCGGTTCACGTTCGAACCCGGAGCGGTCACCATCTATCCCGCGTACCGGGGGGATCCGCCTCGGTAG
- a CDS encoding ABC transporter permease, with the protein MSSHTPFASVPRWVGGIAVIGALFVLLPLVAMLGRVNWAEFIPLVTSESSLAALWLSLRTSVAATALCIVFGIPMALVLARSRFPGQRLLRSLVLLPLVLPPVVGGIALLSTFGRRGLLGSTFQFLGIDIAFSTTAVVLAQTFVALPFLVLSLEGALRTVGTRYEAIGATLGAHPTTVLRRITVPLVLPALISGAVLSFARALGEFGATLTFAGSLQGTTRTLPLEIYLQREVDPDAAIALSLVLIVVAVIVVGLAHQAGSAAPLRQAARA; encoded by the coding sequence ATGTCTTCGCACACTCCTTTCGCGAGCGTCCCCCGCTGGGTGGGGGGCATCGCGGTGATCGGCGCGCTCTTCGTCCTGCTGCCGCTGGTCGCCATGCTCGGACGTGTGAACTGGGCGGAGTTCATTCCGCTGGTCACGTCCGAGTCCTCGCTGGCCGCGCTGTGGCTGAGTCTTCGCACCTCGGTCGCTGCCACCGCGCTGTGCATCGTGTTCGGCATCCCGATGGCGCTCGTTCTCGCGCGCTCGCGCTTTCCGGGTCAGCGCCTGCTCCGCTCGCTCGTTCTGCTGCCGCTCGTCCTGCCGCCGGTCGTGGGCGGCATCGCCCTGCTCTCGACCTTCGGGCGTCGCGGCCTGCTCGGTTCGACGTTTCAGTTCCTGGGCATCGACATCGCCTTCTCCACGACCGCGGTGGTGTTGGCCCAGACCTTCGTGGCGCTGCCCTTCCTGGTGCTCAGCCTCGAAGGCGCACTGCGTACCGTCGGGACCCGCTACGAGGCGATCGGTGCGACCCTCGGCGCTCATCCGACCACCGTGCTGCGGCGCATCACCGTGCCGCTCGTCCTGCCCGCGCTGATCTCCGGAGCGGTGCTGTCCTTCGCGCGCGCTCTGGGCGAGTTCGGTGCGACGCTCACCTTCGCCGGCAGCCTGCAGGGCACCACGCGAACACTGCCGCTGGAGATCTATCTGCAGCGCGAAGTCGACCCCGATGCCGCCATCGCGCTCTCGCTGGTGCTGATCGTGGTCGCGGTGATCGTCGTGGGGCTCGCGCACCAAGCGGGCAGCGCCGCACCGCTGCGACAGGCGGCTCGAGCATGA
- a CDS encoding TOBE domain-containing protein produces the protein MSQIRIKDAAVYLAVSDDTVRRWIDNGILSSTRDDAGKTVVDGLELARLARKNSVLPVDPAEIGRSARNRFVGLVTEVVSDTVMSQVELQCGPHRVVSLMSTEAVRELGLEPGSVAVAVVKATTVLIETPLVKAAP, from the coding sequence ATGTCTCAGATTCGGATCAAGGATGCCGCGGTGTACCTTGCTGTCAGCGACGACACGGTCCGCCGCTGGATCGACAACGGAATCCTCTCAAGCACGCGTGATGACGCCGGCAAGACGGTGGTCGACGGGCTGGAGCTCGCCCGCCTCGCACGCAAGAACTCCGTCCTCCCCGTCGATCCCGCCGAGATCGGCCGATCGGCCCGCAACCGGTTCGTCGGGCTCGTCACCGAGGTCGTCTCGGACACCGTCATGTCGCAGGTCGAGCTGCAGTGCGGTCCGCACCGGGTCGTCTCTCTCATGAGCACGGAGGCCGTTCGGGAACTCGGCCTGGAGCCGGGCTCCGTCGCGGTCGCCGTCGTGAAGGCGACCACGGTACTGATCGAAACGCCCCTCGTCAAGGCCGCGCCCTGA
- a CDS encoding CDGSH iron-sulfur domain-containing protein, whose protein sequence is MTEYVPQITACKDGPLLVRGAVQILGDDGHVVDSPRRTVALCRCGASAIKPWCDGTHKLIRFATTDEAASADG, encoded by the coding sequence GTGACTGAGTACGTCCCGCAGATCACGGCGTGCAAGGACGGGCCCCTCCTGGTGCGCGGTGCCGTGCAGATCTTGGGTGACGACGGACACGTGGTCGACAGTCCACGCCGGACTGTCGCACTGTGCCGGTGCGGCGCATCCGCGATCAAGCCGTGGTGCGATGGCACCCACAAGCTGATCCGCTTCGCGACCACCGATGAGGCCGCTTCCGCCGACGGCTGA